The genomic region GTAGGTTCACCCAGTTCCAGTTGGGGACAGTGGGGCCCTCATTAATCCCTTCATGCACGTCGGCATTTAACCGACAAGGCGTATGGCTACCTTAAGAGACTCATAGTTAGTCCCGGCGTTGACCAGTGCTTGGACCCCTTCCGGAGCTTTAACATACTGGCACAGACCAGGAGTCACTGACTGTACTAACGCTTACGCGCTCGCAGTCAGCTATGTTTTTATTAAACAGTTGGGACCCCCTAGTAAGAATACACCTGGGAGGGCGTGAACCCCCCTAGGCACAGCATCTCCCGAAGTTACGCTGCTAATTGGCCGATTTCCCTCAACTGGAGTGAACTGGATACACCTTGGCCTTCTCAGCCAGGGAACCTGTGTCAGATCTGGGTACGGACTCGGAAGATTCTTCCGGACTCGTTTTTCAAGGTCACCAGGAATAAGCCAAACAGATGACCAACCACCTGCTATTCCAAGTTTCTCCTACGTCTCACCATTACGGTACTCGGTAGGATTATCTTGTTAAATACAGCGAGTGCTGTACTTGGCCTATCCGGATGAGTTACAAGTCCGGCTTAGCGTTGCCGCGTTGAGTACTTCCGAGGTTCAGGAATATTAACCTGATTCTCTTTCGTGACATTCGAATTACGGTGCCACTTAGAGCCGACTAAGCTTCGGCTGACGACGCATTGCCGAAGAACCCTTTCCCTTTCGGTGGCATGGATTCTCACCATGCTTCGCTGTTACTACTACCAGGATAATCAAAACTGACGGGTCCACAGGACCTCACGGCCCTACTTCTACCCCATCAGGTCGCTCCGCTACCCGATCACGCAGTGTTACCCGCGTGCGGTATGGTCTCGGTGGCCAGATTTAGCCCCGTCCATTTTAGAGGCCGAGAGCCTCGGTCTGTGAGCTGTTACGCTTTCGTTCGGGGATAGCTGCCTCTAAGCTCACCCCCAGACTGTCTTGGGCTCTCGACGCCCTTCATTATCGCACTTATCTGGCACTTAGGGACCTTAACCACACTCTCGGTTCTCCCCATCTCGGCCTGCCGGGCTTACCCCGGGTACCCGTCTCCTGCTGTCTACGATTCATGCAACTTCGGAGTTTTCAGGACGGTGAAATCCCGTGAGGGATCCCGAGTCGTCCGAAAGTGCTCTACACCACATGATATCTCAAGCAGAGCTTGGCTGCGACCAACTTCGCGGAGAACGAGCTATCACCAGTCTAGATAAGCATTTTACCCCTAGGCCCAGTTCAACGGAACGATTTGTATATCAGAACCCTATCGGGCCTCCACCGAGCTTTCGCCCGGCTTCACCCTGACCAAGCCTAGATCGACTGGTTTCTCGTGTCATAGCTGTGACTACACGCCCTTGTAGACGCCGCCCCTCACCGGATCGCCCGGCTGCGGGCATATTGGTTTCCCTTCGTTTACGGTTTTTACACCTTATCCTCGCCACTTCTATGAACTCCCTGGTCCGTGTTTCAAGACGGATGATGCTGATTCGATCCACTCAGGTCCTACTACAGGGTCTCCCCTAGTTCGTTTTCCGAGTATCTTCTCTTTTAATCAGACATCCTTTGATTAGATTGCTGGTTTCAGGTACTTTTCACCCCGCTTCCGCGGTACTTTTCAACTTTCGCTCGCGCTACTAGTCTGCTATCGGTTTGACATAGTATTTAGGCTTCGCAGATTGTACCTGCGTTATTCACACGAGACAACCGACCCATGCTACTCTGGGATCCACAGACATGCCAACGTTTTACACCTACGGGGGTGTCACCCTCTTTGCCGCGTCGTTCCAGACGACTTTGATTTGGACGTTGAGGCAATTGTCCGTGGCCCGTACACCACATCCCCCAACACTTTTCGTCTTGGGGTTTAGTTTGGCCTTTTCCCTTTTCGCTCGCTGTTACTCAGGGAATCACGACTTGTTTTCTACTCCTGCTCATACTAAGATGTTTCAATTCTGAGCGTTCCCCTTCCCGAAATGACTCGGGAATAGCACGAGGTAATAGCCCGTGCTTGGAGGTCCTATTCGGAATCCCGCGGATCAATGGCTTCATGCGCCTACCCACGGAATATCGCCGCTTGTCGCGTCCTTCTTCGGCATGTCAACCGAGTCATCCACCAACAACCGTACAGCGAATTGCAGTCCTAATCATATAACCAGTGCAGCATTACCTGCTGCCAAGGAGTTGAGTAAACCTCATTCGTACCTCCATCCTCTGCAATCAATCCATACACTTCTGCCACGAAACTGTGTGACGGGAGTACGACTCCAAAGCATATGCATCGACGGTCCCCCACCGGGAATGACTCCAATCCTTAGGTCTGGTCCCGATGAGTCCTGTCATCGAGCGCACATCTGTGCAGCTCTCGGGAGCCTCTCGCGAGGACTTTGGACCTGTGTAAACACACGCACAGTCTGAGGTGTGCGCGCTCAGCCAGCCAGTTACGCTGGCGATTTAAACATTGCTATACGTCAAGCTGTCAGAACTACTTCACAGCAACCTTGCTATAGCCGCCGTATAATGCGTTCCCTACTCAACGTATGCAAGCAAGCCTTATCGGGAACAGTTTCCTCATAAACATTTGGTTTCAGATGCGTTTAGCTGGTTCAATGCATCGCGTGAAAGAGTGCACATAGCGATACTAGTCAGGGCAGAGGCTGTGTTCCTGTACTTCCATCAGTTCTTCACATCCCTTCACGGCCAGATCAAGCATCTCTTCCAGCTGCGTCCGGTCGAAGGTCTCTCCTTCAGCTGTGCCTTGCACCTCAACAAACTCTGCATCACGCATCACGATATTCATGTCAACATCAGCGGTAGAATCCTCGATGTAACAAAGATCGAGTAGACATTCACCGTTGACCACACCAACACTCACAGCAGCAACTGTACCAATCAAAGGGCTTTCCGAAAGCATATCCATAGCAAGCATGTAATCTATGGCATCAACAAGCGCGATGTAGCCACCAGTAATCGAAGCAGTCCGGGTGCCTCCATCTGCCTGGATAACATCACAATCGATACGAAGGGTATGTTCACCCAACGATGGCAAATCAAGAGCTGTACGCAATGAGCGACCAATCAATCGCTGAATCTCGTAAGTACGACCGCTCCGTCGATACCGGTTGATGCGATTATCAGTAGACCTCGGGAGCATGCCGTACTCTGCAGTACACCATCCTTGTCCTTTTCCATTTAGCCAACCAGGTACGCCAACTTCAACAGTAGCAGTGCAAATAACCTTCG from Candidatus Thorarchaeota archaeon harbors:
- the rph gene encoding ribonuclease PH, which encodes MVRSDGRENDELRPVEVTRDYLKHPEGSVLIATGETKVICTATVEVGVPGWLNGKGQGWCTAEYGMLPRSTDNRINRYRRSGRTYEIQRLIGRSLRTALDLPSLGEHTLRIDCDVIQADGGTRTASITGGYIALVDAIDYMLAMDMLSESPLIGTVAAVSVGVVNGECLLDLCYIEDSTADVDMNIVMRDAEFVEVQGTAEGETFDRTQLEEMLDLAVKGCEELMEVQEHSLCPD